Proteins encoded by one window of Papio anubis isolate 15944 chromosome 7, Panubis1.0, whole genome shotgun sequence:
- the MPI gene encoding mannose-6-phosphate isomerase isoform X1 yields the protein MSMAAPRVFPLSCAVQQYAWGKMGSNSEVARLLASSDPLAQIAEDKPYAELWMGTHPRGDAKIFDNRISQKTLGQWIAENQDSLGSKVKDTFNGNLPFLFKVLSVETPLSIQAHPNKELAEKLHLQAPQHYPDANHKPEMAIALTPFQGLCGFRPVEEIVTFLKKVPEFQFLIGDEAATHLKQTMSHDSQAVASALQSCFSHLMKSEKKVVAEQLNLLVKRISQQVAAGNNMEDIFGELLLQLHQQYPGDIGCFAIYFLNLLNLKPGEAMFLEANVPHAYLKGDCVECMACSDNTVRAGLTPKFIDVPTLCEMLSYTPSSSKDRLFLPTRSQEDPYLSIYDPPVPDFAIMKMEVPGSVTEYKVLALDSASILLVVQGTVIASTPTTQTPIPLQRGGVLFIGANESVSLKLTEPKDLLIFRACCLL from the exons ATGAGCATGGCGGCTCCGCGAG TATTCCCACTTTCCTGTGCGGTGCAGCAGTATGCCTGGGGGAAGATGGGTTCCAACAGCGAAGTGGCGCGGCTGTTGGCCAGCAGTGACCCACTGGCCCAGATCGCAGAGGACAAGCCCTATGCAGAG TTGTGGATGGGGACTCACCCCCGAGGGGATGCCAAGATCTTTGACAACCGCATCTCACAGAAGACCCTAGGCCAGTGGATTGCTGAGAACCAGGACAGCTTGGGCTCAAAGGTCAAGGACACCTTTAATGGCAATCTGCCCTTCCTCTTCAAAGTGCTCTCAGTTGAAACACCCCTGTCCATCCAGGCACACCCTAACAAG GAGCTGGCAGAGAAGCTGCACCTCCAGGCTCCACAGCACTACCCCGATGCCAACCACAAGCCAGAGATGGCCATTGCCCTCACCCCCTTCCAGGGCTTGTGTGGCTTCCGGCCAGTTGAGGAGATTGTAACCTTTCTGAAGA AGGTGCCTGAGTTTCAGTTCCTGATTGGAGATGAGGCAGCAACACACCTGAAACAGACCATGAGCCATGACTCCCAGGCTGTGGCCTCTGCTCTGCAGAGCTGTTTCTCCCACCTGATGAAGAGTGAGAAGAAGGTGGTGGCGGAACAGCTCAACCTGTTGGTGAAGCGGATCTCCCAGCAAG TGGCTGCTGGAAACAACATGGAAGACATCTTTGGGGAGCTTTTGCTGCAGCTGCACCAGCAATACCCAGGTGATATCGGCTGCTTTGCCATCTACTTCCTGAACCTGCTTAATCTGAAGCCTGGGGAGGCCATGTTTCTGGAGGCCAATGTGCCCCATGCCTACCTGAAAGGAG ACTGCGTGGAGTGCATGGCGTGTTCAGACAACACAGTTCGTGCTGGCCTGACACCCAAGTTCATTGATGTGCCAACCCTGTGTGAAATGCTCAGCTATACCCCTAGCTCCAGCAAGGACAGGCTCTTTCTCCCGACACGGAGTCAGGAAGACCCCTACCTCTCAATCTATGACCCCCCTGTACCAGACTTCGCCATTATGAAGATGGAG GTCCCTGGCTCTGTCACTGAATACAAGGTCTTGGCACTGGACTCTGCCAGTATCCTCCTGGTGGTACAGGGGACAGTGATAGCCAGCACACCCACAACCCAGACACCAATCCCTCTGCAGCGTGGTGGCGTGCTCTTCATTGGGGCCAATGAGAGTGTCTCACTGAAGCTTACTGAGCCGAAGGACCTGCTGATATTCCGTGCCTGCTGTCTGCTGTAG
- the FAM219B gene encoding protein FAM219B isoform X1, producing MATAELSGRAVRLSTPGPRPSGARDRAPGAAGPPSGQIGNRALRLGERTPAAVEKRGPYMVTRAPSIQAKLQKHRDLAKAVLRRKGMLGASPNRPDSSGKRSVKFNKGYTALSQSPDENLVSLDSDSDGELESRYSSGYSSAEASPEHLSAQGQAAGSITTTVKCLFGARCQHSTVPDFWSVLQSSTLPSSPRGAGEPGCEPAAASGWVSPG from the exons ATGGCGACCGCGGAGCTCAGCGGGCGCGCGGTGCGGTTGTCTACCCCGGGACCCCGGCCTAGCGGGGCTCGGGACCGCGCGCCGGGAGCTGCGGGGCCACCCTCCGGGCAGATTGGTAATAGAGCCCTCCGTCTGGGGGAGCGCACCCCCGCGGCCGTGGAGAAGCGGGGGCCATACATGGTGACGCGCGCACCCTCCATTCAAGCCAAGCTGC AGAAGCACCGGGACCTGGCCAAGGCCGTTCTGCGGAGAAAAGGCATGCTGGGGGCCTCGCCGAACCGCCCAGACTCTTCAGGGAAAAG GTCAGTGAAGTTTAACAAGGGCTATACTGCTCTTAGCCAGAGTCCAGATGAAAACCTGGTGTCCCTCGACTCTGACAG TGATGGGGAGCTGGAATCCAGATACTCCTCCGGGTATTCCTCTGCAGAGGCAAGTCCAGAGCACCTTTCTGCGCAGGGCCAGGCTGCAGGCAGCATTACCACCACTGTCAAATGCTTGTTTGGTGCCCGCTGTCAGCACAGCACTGTGCCAGACTTCTGGTCTGTTCTACAGTCTTCTACTCTGCCCTCTTCTCCCCGTGGAG CAGGTGAACCAGGATGTGAGCCggcagctgcttcaggatggGTATCACCTGGATGA
- the FAM219B gene encoding protein FAM219B isoform X2, which yields MATAELSGRAVRLSTPGPRPSGARDRAPGAAGPPSGQIGNRALRLGERTPAAVEKRGPYMVTRAPSIQAKLQKHRDLAKAVLRRKGMLGASPNRPDSSGKRSVKFNKGYTALSQSPDENLVSLDSDSDGELESRYSSGYSSAEQVNQDVSRQLLQDGYHLDEIPDDEDLDLIPPKPMASSACSCCWCCLGDSSSCTLQ from the exons ATGGCGACCGCGGAGCTCAGCGGGCGCGCGGTGCGGTTGTCTACCCCGGGACCCCGGCCTAGCGGGGCTCGGGACCGCGCGCCGGGAGCTGCGGGGCCACCCTCCGGGCAGATTGGTAATAGAGCCCTCCGTCTGGGGGAGCGCACCCCCGCGGCCGTGGAGAAGCGGGGGCCATACATGGTGACGCGCGCACCCTCCATTCAAGCCAAGCTGC AGAAGCACCGGGACCTGGCCAAGGCCGTTCTGCGGAGAAAAGGCATGCTGGGGGCCTCGCCGAACCGCCCAGACTCTTCAGGGAAAAG GTCAGTGAAGTTTAACAAGGGCTATACTGCTCTTAGCCAGAGTCCAGATGAAAACCTGGTGTCCCTCGACTCTGACAG TGATGGGGAGCTGGAATCCAGATACTCCTCCGGGTATTCCTCTGCAGAG CAGGTGAACCAGGATGTGAGCCggcagctgcttcaggatggGTATCACCTGGATGAGATTCCAGATGACGAGGACTTGGACCTCATCCCCCCTAAGCCCATGGCCTCTTCAGCGTGCTCCTGCTGCTGGTGCTGTCTTGGGGACTCTTCCTCCTGTACCCTCCAGTAG
- the FAM219B gene encoding protein FAM219B isoform X3: MATAELSGRAVRLSTPGPRPSGARDRAPGAAGPPSGQIGNRALRLGERTPAAVEKRGPYMVTRAPSIQAKLQKHRDLAKAVLRRKGMLGASPNRPDSSGKRSVKFNKGYTALSQSPDENLVSLDSDSDGELESRYSSGYSSAEVNQDVSRQLLQDGYHLDEIPDDEDLDLIPPKPMASSACSCCWCCLGDSSSCTLQ, translated from the exons ATGGCGACCGCGGAGCTCAGCGGGCGCGCGGTGCGGTTGTCTACCCCGGGACCCCGGCCTAGCGGGGCTCGGGACCGCGCGCCGGGAGCTGCGGGGCCACCCTCCGGGCAGATTGGTAATAGAGCCCTCCGTCTGGGGGAGCGCACCCCCGCGGCCGTGGAGAAGCGGGGGCCATACATGGTGACGCGCGCACCCTCCATTCAAGCCAAGCTGC AGAAGCACCGGGACCTGGCCAAGGCCGTTCTGCGGAGAAAAGGCATGCTGGGGGCCTCGCCGAACCGCCCAGACTCTTCAGGGAAAAG GTCAGTGAAGTTTAACAAGGGCTATACTGCTCTTAGCCAGAGTCCAGATGAAAACCTGGTGTCCCTCGACTCTGACAG TGATGGGGAGCTGGAATCCAGATACTCCTCCGGGTATTCCTCTGCAGAG GTGAACCAGGATGTGAGCCggcagctgcttcaggatggGTATCACCTGGATGAGATTCCAGATGACGAGGACTTGGACCTCATCCCCCCTAAGCCCATGGCCTCTTCAGCGTGCTCCTGCTGCTGGTGCTGTCTTGGGGACTCTTCCTCCTGTACCCTCCAGTAG
- the MPI gene encoding mannose-6-phosphate isomerase isoform X2 encodes MPGGRWVPTAKWRGCWPAVTHWPRSQRTSPMQSFLSFQLWMGTHPRGDAKIFDNRISQKTLGQWIAENQDSLGSKVKDTFNGNLPFLFKVLSVETPLSIQAHPNKELAEKLHLQAPQHYPDANHKPEMAIALTPFQGLCGFRPVEEIVTFLKKVPEFQFLIGDEAATHLKQTMSHDSQAVASALQSCFSHLMKSEKKVVAEQLNLLVKRISQQVAAGNNMEDIFGELLLQLHQQYPGDIGCFAIYFLNLLNLKPGEAMFLEANVPHAYLKGDCVECMACSDNTVRAGLTPKFIDVPTLCEMLSYTPSSSKDRLFLPTRSQEDPYLSIYDPPVPDFAIMKMEVPGSVTEYKVLALDSASILLVVQGTVIASTPTTQTPIPLQRGGVLFIGANESVSLKLTEPKDLLIFRACCLL; translated from the exons ATGCCTGGGGGAAGATGGGTTCCAACAGCGAAGTGGCGCGGCTGTTGGCCAGCAGTGACCCACTGGCCCAGATCGCAGAGGACAAGCCCTATGCAGAG TTTCCTGTCTTTCCAGTTGTGGATGGGGACTCACCCCCGAGGGGATGCCAAGATCTTTGACAACCGCATCTCACAGAAGACCCTAGGCCAGTGGATTGCTGAGAACCAGGACAGCTTGGGCTCAAAGGTCAAGGACACCTTTAATGGCAATCTGCCCTTCCTCTTCAAAGTGCTCTCAGTTGAAACACCCCTGTCCATCCAGGCACACCCTAACAAG GAGCTGGCAGAGAAGCTGCACCTCCAGGCTCCACAGCACTACCCCGATGCCAACCACAAGCCAGAGATGGCCATTGCCCTCACCCCCTTCCAGGGCTTGTGTGGCTTCCGGCCAGTTGAGGAGATTGTAACCTTTCTGAAGA AGGTGCCTGAGTTTCAGTTCCTGATTGGAGATGAGGCAGCAACACACCTGAAACAGACCATGAGCCATGACTCCCAGGCTGTGGCCTCTGCTCTGCAGAGCTGTTTCTCCCACCTGATGAAGAGTGAGAAGAAGGTGGTGGCGGAACAGCTCAACCTGTTGGTGAAGCGGATCTCCCAGCAAG TGGCTGCTGGAAACAACATGGAAGACATCTTTGGGGAGCTTTTGCTGCAGCTGCACCAGCAATACCCAGGTGATATCGGCTGCTTTGCCATCTACTTCCTGAACCTGCTTAATCTGAAGCCTGGGGAGGCCATGTTTCTGGAGGCCAATGTGCCCCATGCCTACCTGAAAGGAG ACTGCGTGGAGTGCATGGCGTGTTCAGACAACACAGTTCGTGCTGGCCTGACACCCAAGTTCATTGATGTGCCAACCCTGTGTGAAATGCTCAGCTATACCCCTAGCTCCAGCAAGGACAGGCTCTTTCTCCCGACACGGAGTCAGGAAGACCCCTACCTCTCAATCTATGACCCCCCTGTACCAGACTTCGCCATTATGAAGATGGAG GTCCCTGGCTCTGTCACTGAATACAAGGTCTTGGCACTGGACTCTGCCAGTATCCTCCTGGTGGTACAGGGGACAGTGATAGCCAGCACACCCACAACCCAGACACCAATCCCTCTGCAGCGTGGTGGCGTGCTCTTCATTGGGGCCAATGAGAGTGTCTCACTGAAGCTTACTGAGCCGAAGGACCTGCTGATATTCCGTGCCTGCTGTCTGCTGTAG
- the MPI gene encoding mannose-6-phosphate isomerase isoform X3: protein MGSNSEVARLLASSDPLAQIAEDKPYAELWMGTHPRGDAKIFDNRISQKTLGQWIAENQDSLGSKVKDTFNGNLPFLFKVLSVETPLSIQAHPNKELAEKLHLQAPQHYPDANHKPEMAIALTPFQGLCGFRPVEEIVTFLKKVPEFQFLIGDEAATHLKQTMSHDSQAVASALQSCFSHLMKSEKKVVAEQLNLLVKRISQQVAAGNNMEDIFGELLLQLHQQYPGDIGCFAIYFLNLLNLKPGEAMFLEANVPHAYLKGDCVECMACSDNTVRAGLTPKFIDVPTLCEMLSYTPSSSKDRLFLPTRSQEDPYLSIYDPPVPDFAIMKMEVPGSVTEYKVLALDSASILLVVQGTVIASTPTTQTPIPLQRGGVLFIGANESVSLKLTEPKDLLIFRACCLL, encoded by the exons ATGGGTTCCAACAGCGAAGTGGCGCGGCTGTTGGCCAGCAGTGACCCACTGGCCCAGATCGCAGAGGACAAGCCCTATGCAGAG TTGTGGATGGGGACTCACCCCCGAGGGGATGCCAAGATCTTTGACAACCGCATCTCACAGAAGACCCTAGGCCAGTGGATTGCTGAGAACCAGGACAGCTTGGGCTCAAAGGTCAAGGACACCTTTAATGGCAATCTGCCCTTCCTCTTCAAAGTGCTCTCAGTTGAAACACCCCTGTCCATCCAGGCACACCCTAACAAG GAGCTGGCAGAGAAGCTGCACCTCCAGGCTCCACAGCACTACCCCGATGCCAACCACAAGCCAGAGATGGCCATTGCCCTCACCCCCTTCCAGGGCTTGTGTGGCTTCCGGCCAGTTGAGGAGATTGTAACCTTTCTGAAGA AGGTGCCTGAGTTTCAGTTCCTGATTGGAGATGAGGCAGCAACACACCTGAAACAGACCATGAGCCATGACTCCCAGGCTGTGGCCTCTGCTCTGCAGAGCTGTTTCTCCCACCTGATGAAGAGTGAGAAGAAGGTGGTGGCGGAACAGCTCAACCTGTTGGTGAAGCGGATCTCCCAGCAAG TGGCTGCTGGAAACAACATGGAAGACATCTTTGGGGAGCTTTTGCTGCAGCTGCACCAGCAATACCCAGGTGATATCGGCTGCTTTGCCATCTACTTCCTGAACCTGCTTAATCTGAAGCCTGGGGAGGCCATGTTTCTGGAGGCCAATGTGCCCCATGCCTACCTGAAAGGAG ACTGCGTGGAGTGCATGGCGTGTTCAGACAACACAGTTCGTGCTGGCCTGACACCCAAGTTCATTGATGTGCCAACCCTGTGTGAAATGCTCAGCTATACCCCTAGCTCCAGCAAGGACAGGCTCTTTCTCCCGACACGGAGTCAGGAAGACCCCTACCTCTCAATCTATGACCCCCCTGTACCAGACTTCGCCATTATGAAGATGGAG GTCCCTGGCTCTGTCACTGAATACAAGGTCTTGGCACTGGACTCTGCCAGTATCCTCCTGGTGGTACAGGGGACAGTGATAGCCAGCACACCCACAACCCAGACACCAATCCCTCTGCAGCGTGGTGGCGTGCTCTTCATTGGGGCCAATGAGAGTGTCTCACTGAAGCTTACTGAGCCGAAGGACCTGCTGATATTCCGTGCCTGCTGTCTGCTGTAG
- the MPI gene encoding mannose-6-phosphate isomerase isoform X4, with protein MSMAAPRVFPLSCAVQQYAWGKMGSNSEVARLLASSDPLAQIAEDKPYAELWMGTHPRGDAKIFDNRISQKTLGQWIAENQDSLGSKVKDTFNGNLPFLFKVLSVETPLSIQAHPNKELAEKLHLQAPQHYPDANHKPEMAIALTPFQGLCGFRPVEEIVTFLKKVPEFQFLIGDEAATHLKQTMSHDSQAVASALQSCFSHLMKSEKKVVAEQLNLLVKRISQQVAAGNNMEDIFGELLLQLHQQYPGDIGCFAIYFLNLLNLKPGEAMFLEANVPHAYLKGGIFTLKYACCHRRMPPFDRWLLIHTCLMHRILS; from the exons ATGAGCATGGCGGCTCCGCGAG TATTCCCACTTTCCTGTGCGGTGCAGCAGTATGCCTGGGGGAAGATGGGTTCCAACAGCGAAGTGGCGCGGCTGTTGGCCAGCAGTGACCCACTGGCCCAGATCGCAGAGGACAAGCCCTATGCAGAG TTGTGGATGGGGACTCACCCCCGAGGGGATGCCAAGATCTTTGACAACCGCATCTCACAGAAGACCCTAGGCCAGTGGATTGCTGAGAACCAGGACAGCTTGGGCTCAAAGGTCAAGGACACCTTTAATGGCAATCTGCCCTTCCTCTTCAAAGTGCTCTCAGTTGAAACACCCCTGTCCATCCAGGCACACCCTAACAAG GAGCTGGCAGAGAAGCTGCACCTCCAGGCTCCACAGCACTACCCCGATGCCAACCACAAGCCAGAGATGGCCATTGCCCTCACCCCCTTCCAGGGCTTGTGTGGCTTCCGGCCAGTTGAGGAGATTGTAACCTTTCTGAAGA AGGTGCCTGAGTTTCAGTTCCTGATTGGAGATGAGGCAGCAACACACCTGAAACAGACCATGAGCCATGACTCCCAGGCTGTGGCCTCTGCTCTGCAGAGCTGTTTCTCCCACCTGATGAAGAGTGAGAAGAAGGTGGTGGCGGAACAGCTCAACCTGTTGGTGAAGCGGATCTCCCAGCAAG TGGCTGCTGGAAACAACATGGAAGACATCTTTGGGGAGCTTTTGCTGCAGCTGCACCAGCAATACCCAGGTGATATCGGCTGCTTTGCCATCTACTTCCTGAACCTGCTTAATCTGAAGCCTGGGGAGGCCATGTTTCTGGAGGCCAATGTGCCCCATGCCTACCTGAAAGGAG GGATTTTTACACTAAAATATGCATGTTGCCACAGAAGGATGCCACCTTTTGACCGTTGGCTGCTTATCCACACATGCCTCATGCACAGGATCCTGTCGTAG
- the FAM219B gene encoding protein FAM219B isoform X4: MATAELSGRAVRLSTPGPRPSGARDRAPGAAGPPSGQIGNRALRLGERTPAAVEKRGPYMVTRAPSIQAKLQKHRDLAKAVLRRKGMLGASPNRPDSSGKRSVKFNKGYTALSQSPDENLVSLDSDSDGELESRYSSGYSSAEASPEHLSAQGQAAGSITTTVKCLFGARCQHSTVPDFCR, from the exons ATGGCGACCGCGGAGCTCAGCGGGCGCGCGGTGCGGTTGTCTACCCCGGGACCCCGGCCTAGCGGGGCTCGGGACCGCGCGCCGGGAGCTGCGGGGCCACCCTCCGGGCAGATTGGTAATAGAGCCCTCCGTCTGGGGGAGCGCACCCCCGCGGCCGTGGAGAAGCGGGGGCCATACATGGTGACGCGCGCACCCTCCATTCAAGCCAAGCTGC AGAAGCACCGGGACCTGGCCAAGGCCGTTCTGCGGAGAAAAGGCATGCTGGGGGCCTCGCCGAACCGCCCAGACTCTTCAGGGAAAAG GTCAGTGAAGTTTAACAAGGGCTATACTGCTCTTAGCCAGAGTCCAGATGAAAACCTGGTGTCCCTCGACTCTGACAG TGATGGGGAGCTGGAATCCAGATACTCCTCCGGGTATTCCTCTGCAGAGGCAAGTCCAGAGCACCTTTCTGCGCAGGGCCAGGCTGCAGGCAGCATTACCACCACTGTCAAATGCTTGTTTGGTGCCCGCTGTCAGCACAGCACTGTGCCAGACTTCTG CAGGTGA
- the FAM219B gene encoding protein FAM219B isoform X5 produces MATAELSGRAVRLSTPGPRPSGARDRAPGAAGPPSGQIGNRALRLGERTPAAVEKRGPYMVTRAPSIQAKLQKHRDLAKAVLRRKGMLGASPNRPDSSGKRSVKFNKGYTALSQSPDENLVSLDSDSDGELESRYSSGYSSAEASPEHLSAQGQAAGSITTTVKCLFGARCQHSTVPDFW; encoded by the exons ATGGCGACCGCGGAGCTCAGCGGGCGCGCGGTGCGGTTGTCTACCCCGGGACCCCGGCCTAGCGGGGCTCGGGACCGCGCGCCGGGAGCTGCGGGGCCACCCTCCGGGCAGATTGGTAATAGAGCCCTCCGTCTGGGGGAGCGCACCCCCGCGGCCGTGGAGAAGCGGGGGCCATACATGGTGACGCGCGCACCCTCCATTCAAGCCAAGCTGC AGAAGCACCGGGACCTGGCCAAGGCCGTTCTGCGGAGAAAAGGCATGCTGGGGGCCTCGCCGAACCGCCCAGACTCTTCAGGGAAAAG GTCAGTGAAGTTTAACAAGGGCTATACTGCTCTTAGCCAGAGTCCAGATGAAAACCTGGTGTCCCTCGACTCTGACAG TGATGGGGAGCTGGAATCCAGATACTCCTCCGGGTATTCCTCTGCAGAGGCAAGTCCAGAGCACCTTTCTGCGCAGGGCCAGGCTGCAGGCAGCATTACCACCACTGTCAAATGCTTGTTTGGTGCCCGCTGTCAGCACAGCACTGTGCCAGACTTCTG GTGA